A segment of the Oxobacter pfennigii genome:
ATCCTTTGAAAGGGATAAAAGTATCAAATCGTAGCAATCCTTAACGCTTTCAAGCTGGCTCTTTATATCAAGCTTGATGATGTCTGAAGCTGTTATATTATCCTTAGGGTCAAAGGACACATAATGAATATTTTTATCTGCTTCCTCAATAAGTTTTGATATATCGCTGTTTTGTATTGACAGCGAACCTTCAGATGATTTTTTATTATATAAGTCCTTGCCTATGACAAGAACCTTTCTTCCCATGGAAGCAAGGGTCTTTACCAATTGGTTTATGTGCTTTTTATCATCCTTCACATCCAAGGGTATGATTGCAGCTGTTTTTGTATCATTGTTCTTAGCTTTTAATATGAGCTTGGTACTAAGTATGGATGTATCATCACCTTTTTGTTTTAAAGAACCAAGGTAATCCAAATTGTAAAGCCTTTGCAATGCTTTTTTCTCCCACAGCTTTTTATCAAAGGTCATGAGCAGAAAAATAATCATAATTCCTATGCCTAATCCGGCAACTGAACCGCTTATGATGTTTTGTCTGTAACTTTTTCCGTTAATTACTACCTTCTCACTTTTTACTATCATCAGATTGTCTATGCCAAAGAGCTTCATAGCGGCATCCGAAATAATATCCGGGATTTTATCTGCCACTACCCTTACTGCCTCTTGATCGCTTCCTGTCACAATAAAGTATATCCTTTGATGCACATCATTTGCATCAGTGCTTATCATTGTTTTTAAGGTTTCCTTATCCATATTAAGTCCAGTCTCATTTAACAGCCTGTCAAGTACCTCATCATTGGTTGTCAACTCAGCCAATACATTAACTATATTGCTGACGAATTTGGTGTCCCGGTTCACCTGGGTCTGAGGCCCCACAATTAT
Coding sequences within it:
- a CDS encoding YveK family protein — encoded protein: MDLRDVLYYFKKSIWILIISIVLCTAVSGFFSYFNKYSYLCTPKIIVGPQTQVNRDTKFVSNIVNVLAELTTNDEVLDRLLNETGLNMDKETLKTMISTDANDVHQRIYFIVTGSDQEAVRVVADKIPDIISDAAMKLFGIDNLMIVKSEKVVINGKSYRQNIISGSVAGLGIGIMIIFLLMTFDKKLWEKKALQRLYNLDYLGSLKQKGDDTSILSTKLILKAKNNDTKTAAIIPLDVKDDKKHINQLVKTLASMGRKVLVIGKDLYNKKSSEGSLSIQNSDISKLIEEADKNIHYVSFDPKDNITASDIIKLDIKSQLESVKDCYDLILLSLSKDTGADKMLLLSHSFGSIIAAAEKNSTNIKNAEELTSNLKDTDINILGYYVIE